The following coding sequences are from one Terriglobales bacterium window:
- a CDS encoding gluconate 2-dehydrogenase subunit 3 family protein, whose protein sequence is MSHEIDRRHFLKSIAAGGTVALTSWTVSEALTTEGTLARGCKVFTPPQAALVEAIAEQIVPSDDFPGGKGAGVVFYIDGVLAGPFGKFYRDHYERGLRTIDEVSQKQLGAKFASLTSAQQTTFLKDLESGQAAGNAGRQFFALILEHTMEGYYGDPEHGGNRDGASWKMIGFEG, encoded by the coding sequence GTGTCGCACGAAATTGATCGCCGACATTTTCTGAAGTCCATCGCAGCCGGTGGAACGGTTGCATTGACCTCATGGACGGTCTCGGAAGCGCTCACCACAGAGGGTACCCTCGCCCGCGGCTGCAAAGTCTTCACTCCTCCACAGGCAGCGTTGGTTGAGGCCATCGCAGAGCAGATCGTACCCAGCGACGACTTTCCAGGCGGCAAAGGCGCTGGCGTTGTCTTTTACATCGATGGAGTCCTCGCCGGTCCATTCGGGAAATTTTACAGAGACCATTACGAGAGAGGCTTGCGCACGATAGACGAGGTCAGCCAAAAACAGCTCGGCGCCAAATTTGCTTCTCTTACATCGGCGCAGCAGACTACGTTTCTCAAAGATCTGGAATCAGGCCAGGCGGCGGGCAATGCCGGGCGGCAGTTCTTTGCGCTGATTTTGGAACACACCATGGAAGGCTACTACGGCGATCCTGAACACGGCGGCAATCGTGACGGAGCCAGCTGGAAGATGATTGGATTCGAAGGCTAG
- a CDS encoding TonB-dependent receptor, whose amino-acid sequence MLATIQVKKEGRAMRIFDYIRLRKFLAVALSVLVLTGILIAQIDTASIVGTVKDPSGAVIPSAKVAVTNQATGETQTVTASSDGNYVFPYLRVGSYTMSVDASGFKKSNISNIVLNVQDRKQLDVQMQLGAAEEKIEVTTAAPLLDTQTADVGHVVDAQQVRDLPLNGRRYDQLSLLTAGVNIPSASFQQRAEGVFSVNGNSSTQNNYVIDGADNNSFTTNLQDQSAQTVQPAVDSLAEFKLQTRDYDVEYGRSAGGVINASLKSGTNKIHGDVYEFLRNDKLDANDYFLNRANQPRASFQQNQFGVTIGGPIRKDKTFFFGNWEGTRIRQGTTLVGTVPTPLMRQGNFNELGPAPTSPSIAPLAAFSGCINAGIVQPSCIDPVALKLFNLYPLPNTNRAQEGVVGGFSGNNYVASPKVSRNSDEVGGRIDHRISNSDNVYGHFILYDLRLFRPGIFTEVNPIADGTSDSTQGRNLDRGTSVTAAWVHILNSSLVNDAHFTFNRAASHSQQAPLGKNVYSQFGLTGIPDFGSSITGGLPEFDIAGFSQLGSPRWLPQNQFAQIWQLRDAVTYIKGSHTLKMGVEWRRDSVNFLDLCCNRGAFNFSSQYTGQGITDFLLGLPQYDALENLNIAHIYRNGLNWFVGDNWRTSHHLTINYGVRYEYASPLFERDNHATNFDPKLRGGQGGLFTIPSNASGTFERTTVHPQRHNFAPRVGLSYAITPKLVWRAGAGVYFENYYRYGSESQLALNPPFLADVEQSRSQSEAPAMFLKNGFPANFLTPVDINNLDQASQLFIRAIDPNLVPSTIYQGSFGFQYSLTSNMVVEANYVFNQGRHIWSLTNENQSNLITPGSPPVIPFPDFRQDRSVPPSATGPTYIEWLESASNSNYNALQLSADKKMSRGLALHMAYTWSKARTQVSDFEAGTRGIQDRYRRNLEWGLWDNDTPHRFVTSFTYELPVGAGHSFNPSGVAGKILGQWQLNGIVTYASGQPVTIGIPFDTSGTGSGNRPNCVASPHVHQTIDSWLDPNAYAMPAQYFFGNCSPTPGPRTPGVSLWDMSLFRQFPITESKSFQFRVEAFNLWNKPQFGPPSSTITSPSFGHISSLASPPRQIQFALKFYF is encoded by the coding sequence ATGTTGGCCACCATTCAGGTGAAGAAAGAGGGGCGCGCAATGCGGATTTTCGATTACATACGTCTTCGTAAGTTCCTGGCTGTCGCATTGTCAGTGTTGGTCCTCACCGGTATTTTGATCGCGCAAATTGACACTGCCAGCATCGTGGGTACAGTTAAGGACCCTAGCGGCGCCGTGATTCCCAGTGCCAAAGTTGCCGTCACCAACCAAGCTACCGGAGAGACGCAGACCGTTACCGCGAGTTCCGACGGTAACTATGTATTTCCGTATCTCAGAGTCGGCAGCTATACCATGTCCGTGGATGCTTCCGGGTTCAAGAAATCCAACATCAGCAACATCGTGCTGAATGTGCAGGACCGCAAACAGCTGGATGTGCAAATGCAGCTGGGCGCGGCGGAAGAGAAAATCGAAGTCACTACCGCGGCGCCGCTACTCGATACACAGACGGCGGACGTAGGACACGTGGTGGACGCGCAACAAGTTCGCGATTTGCCGCTGAACGGACGTCGCTACGACCAGCTTTCATTGCTCACCGCCGGAGTGAATATCCCCAGCGCTTCCTTCCAGCAGCGTGCGGAAGGCGTTTTCAGCGTCAACGGGAACAGTTCAACGCAAAATAATTACGTTATTGATGGCGCCGACAATAATTCTTTCACCACGAATCTGCAGGACCAGAGCGCCCAGACCGTCCAGCCGGCAGTTGATTCGCTGGCCGAATTCAAATTGCAAACCCGCGACTACGACGTGGAATACGGGCGCAGCGCCGGTGGTGTTATTAATGCGTCGCTGAAGTCGGGCACAAACAAGATTCATGGCGATGTTTATGAGTTTCTCCGCAACGACAAACTCGATGCCAACGACTACTTTTTGAACCGCGCCAACCAGCCCAGAGCTTCCTTCCAGCAGAATCAGTTTGGCGTCACAATTGGCGGTCCCATTCGAAAGGACAAGACTTTCTTTTTTGGCAACTGGGAGGGAACCCGAATCCGGCAGGGAACCACTCTGGTCGGCACGGTTCCCACTCCTCTGATGCGCCAGGGAAACTTCAACGAACTCGGGCCAGCTCCCACCTCGCCTTCAATCGCGCCATTGGCAGCGTTTTCCGGGTGTATCAATGCGGGCATTGTCCAGCCGAGCTGCATTGACCCCGTCGCACTCAAGCTCTTCAATCTCTACCCCCTGCCCAATACGAATCGCGCGCAAGAAGGGGTGGTGGGAGGATTCTCTGGGAACAATTATGTCGCCAGCCCGAAGGTATCGCGCAACTCTGATGAGGTCGGTGGGCGTATAGACCATCGCATCAGCAATTCGGACAATGTTTACGGGCATTTCATCCTCTACGACTTGCGCTTGTTCCGGCCCGGCATCTTTACCGAGGTGAACCCCATCGCGGATGGCACCTCGGATTCGACTCAGGGACGAAATCTCGACCGCGGAACCAGCGTAACCGCGGCTTGGGTGCACATACTTAATTCATCGCTCGTCAATGACGCCCACTTTACGTTCAATCGCGCGGCTTCGCACTCGCAGCAAGCTCCTCTTGGCAAAAACGTTTACAGTCAATTCGGGCTGACGGGTATTCCGGATTTCGGCTCATCCATAACTGGCGGCTTGCCGGAATTTGATATCGCTGGGTTCTCGCAGCTGGGAAGCCCTCGCTGGCTGCCGCAGAATCAGTTCGCCCAGATTTGGCAGCTTAGAGACGCGGTTACCTACATCAAGGGCAGTCACACCCTCAAGATGGGAGTTGAGTGGCGGCGGGATTCGGTTAACTTTCTCGATCTGTGCTGCAACCGTGGCGCCTTCAATTTCAGCAGTCAGTACACGGGGCAAGGCATTACCGATTTTCTGCTCGGATTGCCGCAGTATGACGCTCTCGAAAACCTGAATATTGCTCACATCTACAGAAACGGTCTTAACTGGTTTGTGGGAGACAATTGGCGCACCAGTCACCACCTGACTATCAATTACGGCGTCCGCTACGAATATGCAAGCCCGCTGTTCGAACGTGACAACCACGCCACCAACTTCGACCCGAAACTGCGGGGCGGACAGGGAGGACTCTTCACCATCCCATCCAATGCCTCTGGCACATTCGAAAGGACCACAGTTCACCCTCAGCGGCATAATTTCGCACCGCGGGTCGGCCTCTCTTACGCAATTACACCCAAGCTGGTATGGCGCGCAGGAGCCGGGGTTTATTTTGAGAACTATTACCGCTACGGAAGTGAGAGCCAGCTGGCGTTAAACCCGCCATTTCTGGCTGACGTTGAACAGAGCCGCTCGCAAAGCGAAGCTCCGGCCATGTTTCTTAAGAACGGCTTCCCGGCAAATTTCCTGACACCGGTTGATATCAATAACCTCGACCAGGCCAGTCAGCTTTTCATCCGTGCCATTGACCCCAACCTTGTGCCCTCAACCATCTATCAAGGTAGTTTTGGTTTTCAGTATTCTCTAACGAGCAATATGGTCGTTGAGGCGAATTACGTTTTCAATCAGGGACGCCATATTTGGAGCTTGACTAATGAAAATCAGAGCAACCTGATCACTCCGGGATCGCCGCCAGTCATCCCGTTCCCGGATTTTCGCCAGGATCGAAGTGTTCCGCCCTCTGCCACCGGCCCGACCTATATTGAGTGGCTGGAAAGCGCCTCCAATTCGAACTACAACGCCCTTCAGCTTAGCGCTGACAAAAAGATGTCGCGGGGCCTCGCCCTCCACATGGCATACACCTGGAGCAAAGCTCGGACCCAGGTCAGTGATTTTGAAGCTGGTACCCGTGGAATCCAGGACCGCTATCGCCGCAACTTGGAGTGGGGGCTGTGGGACAACGATACGCCGCATCGCTTCGTGACCAGCTTTACCTACGAACTCCCAGTTGGGGCCGGGCACAGCTTCAACCCCTCCGGTGTTGCTGGCAAAATTCTTGGGCAATGGCAGCTGAATGGCATCGTCACTTACGCCAGCGGTCAGCCGGTTACGATCGGCATTCCGTTTGACACCAGCGGAACTGGATCAGGAAACCGTCCCAATTGCGTGGCCAGCCCCCACGTCCATCAGACAATCGATTCCTGGCTCGATCCCAACGCTTACGCCATGCCGGCGCAATACTTTTTTGGAAACTGCAGTCCTACACCCGGCCCGCGCACGCCTGGAGTCTCGCTGTGGGATATGTCGCTCTTCCGGCAGTTCCCCATAACGGAGAGCAAATCCTTCCAATTCCGGGTAGAGGCTTTCAATCTTTGGAACAAGCCGCAATTTGGACCTCCAAGCTCAACCATAACCAGTCCAAGCTTCGGCCACATTTCCAGCCTTGCCAGCCCACCGCGGCAAATCCAGTTCGCTCTGAAGTTTTACTTCTGA
- a CDS encoding sugar phosphate isomerase/epimerase codes for MGRALERREFLRVGALGALALGVPSSIAFAAPKPQKFKIGMAATTWLTETASTDSYWNAAQAIAALNIGATEADNGEARLDSAYHNNVSAFRKRSHAVGVRLPGVFQALPLHDSQKLPEMQSKVRSVAGFLQTAGAEYIALGWDVPSSAPGKLYQRTPEDVRNAISVMDNIGRLALEDFGIVIAFHAERDIPKQIVLQVLDQTNPKYIRFCADVGHLTGMGLNAVETVKTYASKLAVSHWKDFDPKLPGPSYLGESGTGDFVELGKGVVNFPALADLYRDIGFNGWVMLELDRTREPSIEASAQEMKAYVTDRLKLRMYPRKAK; via the coding sequence ATGGGACGCGCCTTGGAGCGGCGGGAATTTCTCAGGGTAGGTGCCCTAGGAGCACTGGCCCTCGGGGTTCCGTCTTCAATTGCCTTCGCAGCCCCCAAGCCGCAGAAGTTTAAAATCGGCATGGCGGCCACAACCTGGCTTACGGAGACTGCGTCAACCGATTCTTATTGGAACGCCGCGCAAGCGATAGCCGCTCTAAATATCGGCGCAACCGAGGCCGATAATGGTGAAGCGCGCCTCGATTCCGCTTACCACAACAATGTATCCGCCTTCCGCAAGCGTTCGCATGCGGTTGGCGTGCGTCTACCGGGCGTCTTTCAGGCGTTGCCTTTGCACGACTCCCAGAAACTGCCGGAAATGCAATCGAAGGTGCGCTCGGTCGCGGGCTTTCTGCAGACGGCGGGTGCCGAATACATCGCTTTGGGGTGGGATGTACCCTCCTCTGCGCCCGGAAAACTCTACCAGCGGACCCCGGAAGACGTTCGCAACGCCATCAGCGTGATGGACAACATAGGTCGGCTCGCGCTGGAGGACTTCGGCATCGTGATCGCCTTCCACGCCGAAAGGGACATTCCTAAGCAAATCGTGTTGCAGGTGCTGGACCAGACAAACCCGAAGTACATACGGTTCTGCGCGGATGTCGGCCACCTCACGGGAATGGGGCTTAATGCGGTCGAGACTGTCAAGACCTATGCTTCCAAGCTGGCTGTGAGCCACTGGAAAGATTTCGATCCCAAGCTGCCAGGTCCCAGCTACTTAGGGGAATCGGGGACTGGGGACTTTGTTGAACTGGGCAAGGGCGTCGTGAACTTCCCTGCATTGGCTGATCTGTATCGCGATATCGGCTTCAATGGATGGGTAATGTTGGAACTGGACCGCACTCGTGAGCCTAGCATTGAAGCCAGCGCGCAAGAGATGAAGGCCTACGTGACTGACCGCCTCAAGCTTCGCATGTACCCACGCAAGGCTAAGTAA
- a CDS encoding tetratricopeptide repeat protein encodes MAHPRPILQRFSNLWIGLAFLLLGLVSICSAQQPNILRSAQQALESGDIPGAIRMLEDYRGTHSRNPDVYNLLGIAYGRGGNGEKSLAMFQKYARLRPGRPEAYNNLGAAYLHQGDAKHAEAAFRQALALNTADVNALYNLGALLNSAHRYADSRALLGRAYRRDHSAAITYELAVATAGIGDRKGALRLLSSAALPAGEDGVPWLRLMGTLSFDEGDIPAASTVLEKAVALVPDDRQSLYALALVRLKQGRTDDAVTLMDKSMQDLSPDVRHVREGTVLASYRAYTQALDVFQKATLEDPGSYDAFYNLAVLRLEQTKDLAASLQAAQRALAIKDTGEVHDLLGDIYEARREYKDALAHYQEAVRLTPASDKFAFDLGAELLLHENFAPAESVFHAAEARFPKSAKVLVGLGTSQFLGGKTAEAVNSFLKAVDLDPTFEPAYIFLGEAFSFSGARAGDVAAKLAYFAGKRPDSFSVQYYYGSALVKQMDDDKNTTHAQRAKTALDRAAVLHPGDARVYYQMGELSRLEKRLPDAVARYEKAIAMDPNFPEPLYRAGQAYVRLGRQKEAKEMFARHREVLAKAQANLEHRTSEIQSFVLKMKGAE; translated from the coding sequence ATGGCCCATCCCCGTCCAATCCTCCAGCGTTTTTCGAACCTCTGGATCGGGCTGGCGTTCTTGTTGCTGGGCTTGGTGAGTATTTGCAGTGCGCAACAGCCGAATATATTGCGTTCCGCGCAGCAGGCACTCGAGTCAGGTGACATTCCCGGAGCGATTCGTATGCTCGAGGACTACCGGGGCACCCATTCTCGCAATCCGGACGTTTACAACCTTCTTGGCATAGCTTATGGCCGCGGCGGGAATGGCGAAAAGTCGCTTGCCATGTTTCAGAAATATGCGCGTCTGCGGCCCGGCCGGCCCGAGGCATACAACAATTTAGGCGCGGCTTACCTTCATCAAGGCGATGCCAAGCATGCCGAGGCTGCGTTTCGTCAAGCGCTTGCTCTTAACACGGCTGACGTGAATGCCCTCTACAATTTGGGAGCACTACTCAATAGCGCCCACCGATATGCGGATTCTCGGGCTCTGCTTGGGCGGGCATACCGGCGTGACCATTCCGCGGCCATCACCTACGAGCTTGCTGTGGCAACCGCCGGAATCGGTGATCGCAAAGGCGCTCTGCGCCTTCTCAGCTCGGCCGCACTTCCAGCCGGAGAAGATGGAGTGCCGTGGTTAAGGCTGATGGGAACGCTCAGCTTCGATGAGGGTGATATTCCTGCCGCGTCCACAGTGCTGGAAAAGGCCGTCGCTCTCGTGCCCGATGACCGTCAGTCCCTGTACGCATTGGCGTTGGTACGCCTGAAACAAGGCCGAACTGATGATGCCGTCACATTGATGGACAAGAGCATGCAAGATCTAAGCCCAGATGTCCGCCATGTGCGGGAGGGAACAGTGCTGGCGTCTTACCGTGCGTACACGCAGGCACTAGATGTTTTCCAGAAAGCCACGCTTGAAGACCCCGGCTCTTACGACGCTTTTTACAATCTGGCTGTTTTGCGGCTGGAGCAAACCAAAGACCTCGCTGCAAGCCTTCAAGCGGCGCAACGCGCCCTCGCTATCAAGGACACAGGTGAAGTCCATGATCTTTTGGGTGACATTTACGAGGCCAGGCGCGAATACAAAGACGCTCTTGCCCACTATCAGGAAGCTGTCCGCCTTACTCCCGCAAGCGACAAGTTTGCATTTGACCTCGGAGCTGAGCTTCTTCTCCATGAGAATTTCGCTCCCGCAGAAAGCGTCTTTCATGCTGCAGAGGCGCGGTTCCCCAAGTCAGCGAAAGTTTTGGTAGGGCTGGGAACATCTCAGTTCCTTGGTGGCAAGACGGCAGAGGCGGTCAATTCATTTCTTAAAGCAGTGGACCTGGATCCTACGTTCGAACCGGCATACATTTTTCTCGGCGAGGCGTTCAGTTTTTCAGGTGCTCGAGCCGGTGATGTCGCTGCGAAATTGGCCTATTTTGCTGGCAAGAGGCCTGACAGCTTCAGCGTCCAGTATTATTACGGCTCCGCATTAGTGAAGCAGATGGATGACGATAAGAATACAACTCATGCGCAACGAGCAAAGACGGCGCTGGATCGTGCCGCGGTTTTGCACCCAGGTGACGCGCGAGTCTATTACCAGATGGGAGAATTGTCCCGATTGGAAAAACGATTGCCTGATGCCGTGGCTCGCTATGAAAAGGCTATAGCGATGGACCCCAACTTTCCGGAGCCGCTATACAGAGCTGGGCAGGCATATGTCCGTCTTGGTCGCCAAAAAGAAGCCAAAGAAATGTTTGCCCGACACCGCGAAGTTCTCGCCAAGGCGCAAGCGAACCTGGAACATCGCACCTCAGAGATCCAAAGTTTCGTCCTCAAGATGAAAGGCGCGGAGTAG
- a CDS encoding DMT family transporter, producing MTLEGATQPLEPGQRPVSADSGIIIKTLSHFRQKWFVCSFLAVLLWGAWALCSKLGSNYLSASAMQFFFAVGAAPVAIALLIKRRGQMEKDSLGIFYGVANGLLSSVGNLALVAAYRSGGNTAVITTATSLYPMITVLLAITVLRERLTRKQILGLGFAVAAMVIFSL from the coding sequence ATGACGCTTGAAGGTGCAACTCAACCACTAGAACCCGGCCAGCGCCCAGTTAGTGCTGATTCGGGAATCATTATCAAAACGCTTTCGCATTTCAGGCAGAAGTGGTTTGTCTGCTCCTTTCTGGCGGTGCTGTTGTGGGGAGCATGGGCGTTGTGCTCAAAACTCGGCTCCAATTATTTATCAGCCAGTGCCATGCAGTTTTTCTTCGCGGTGGGCGCTGCTCCGGTCGCCATCGCACTCCTGATCAAGCGTCGCGGTCAAATGGAAAAAGATTCGCTTGGAATTTTCTATGGCGTGGCGAACGGTCTGCTTTCCAGTGTGGGAAATCTGGCATTGGTCGCTGCCTATCGCAGTGGCGGGAACACGGCGGTGATTACCACCGCGACGTCGCTGTATCCGATGATTACAGTGCTGTTGGCGATCACCGTCCTGCGCGAGCGGCTAACCCGTAAACAGATATTGGGACTGGGCTTTGCGGTCGCGGCAATGGTGATCTTCTCTCTTTAG
- a CDS encoding EamA family transporter yields the protein MHVAPWFWFSVAVLLSWGVVGLLQKLSTNRLSGESATIWLIVGFLLFQPLIFPGKAALEVSFYAAVLGVLGGLLNSLGAWALLEAMHSGGKASVVAPFTAMYPIVVVLVAPLLLHETVTLLQGLGVLCGLAAVALLSS from the coding sequence ATGCACGTAGCTCCGTGGTTCTGGTTCTCGGTGGCGGTGCTGCTTTCATGGGGCGTCGTAGGCCTGCTGCAAAAGCTGTCCACCAACCGTCTGTCTGGCGAATCGGCTACCATCTGGTTGATCGTCGGCTTCCTCCTGTTTCAACCCTTGATTTTTCCGGGAAAGGCGGCGCTCGAAGTTTCCTTTTATGCTGCCGTTCTCGGCGTGCTGGGTGGGCTACTGAATTCCCTGGGCGCGTGGGCGCTGCTGGAGGCGATGCATAGTGGCGGGAAAGCTTCGGTAGTAGCGCCTTTCACGGCAATGTATCCCATCGTAGTTGTCCTGGTCGCCCCCTTGCTGCTGCACGAAACAGTGACCTTACTGCAAGGCCTCGGTGTCCTCTGCGGGTTAGCGGCAGTGGCTCTCCTTTCATCATAA
- a CDS encoding TonB-dependent receptor: MNQIGRYIALVLISTTACVCPAQNIAEVAGTVEDQSGAVIPSSKVTLTSRMTQRSLHTLTDEEGRFLFRNVEAGPYSIKATGEGLQSPDLAVIVRNTSVELKITARITTGEQITVSSSAIDRVSPEGNASAVTVNDNFLRALPTDSQNLLPLLNNFIVPAATATAGPSIVVDGLEADQLDDVPAYAIKRMIIDRNPYSAEYRRPGTARVEITTKTGSQKLFHGNLALFGRNSIFDSRNALARIKPDLNRRLWEASFSGPFAVRHSSFFVSGQHFGDQETAVVNARTLAGPIVANVPTSQKWTTLLGRVDFYSNPGRTLSFLYGFNDKHEMNHGIGGLSLPSQGIATRLRSNRIQATYQQALSPNFLNTVRFMARKEMDQSGSPPDAAKIVVNGAFIGGSAQTATLAHENILQVEDVAAYSHGRHTFRFGATDWTRMVHGSDWSNFGGTFQFADLNHFAQGLPYVFIINQGEPQLSFRVQIVSGFLQDEIKLRPNLNVALGLRYDWQSNLDRRSEFAPRISVAYAPGDQKTVFRAGAGIFYEYLPQIAVWRTALFEGLRQSQLVIPNPSFHGLPVSGTAPPSIFRLAPDLTAPYVLQSSLGIERQLGKQMVLTVEGHFLRGVHLFRTLDINAPLPQTGVRPMANFLNLDQIESTAMMRSAGLSVSFRGRVGRRAYLMAQYNLSHTTNDTSGIFSLPANNYDLRAERGRADFDRRHRFSLTGVVNLPGSTRVGTVLALSSGAPFDITTGFDTNGDTVANDRPWGITRNQGQGTGTVQLDLRFTKLFRVPRALSREGHADNCELNADFFNAINHANFSNFIGVQSSPFFGLPSTALPGRTVQLSVRYRF, from the coding sequence ATGAACCAGATTGGCCGTTACATCGCTCTGGTCCTTATCTCGACCACGGCTTGCGTGTGTCCAGCACAAAATATTGCTGAGGTCGCGGGAACTGTAGAGGACCAAAGCGGGGCTGTGATTCCCTCCTCGAAGGTGACCCTGACAAGCAGGATGACACAACGATCGCTTCATACCCTTACAGACGAGGAAGGGCGTTTTTTATTTAGAAATGTGGAAGCGGGGCCCTATTCAATCAAAGCCACAGGCGAAGGCCTTCAGAGTCCAGATCTGGCTGTGATCGTCCGTAACACTTCCGTCGAACTGAAAATCACCGCGCGAATTACGACGGGAGAGCAAATCACAGTATCCAGCAGTGCAATTGATCGTGTCTCACCCGAAGGCAACGCAAGTGCGGTGACGGTAAACGATAATTTTCTGCGCGCGCTTCCGACCGACAGTCAGAACCTGCTGCCGCTGCTGAACAACTTCATCGTACCGGCCGCAACAGCCACGGCTGGACCCTCGATCGTTGTAGACGGTCTGGAGGCAGATCAACTGGACGACGTTCCGGCATACGCAATCAAGCGCATGATCATTGACAGGAATCCCTATTCGGCCGAATACCGCCGTCCGGGCACGGCCCGGGTTGAGATCACAACCAAGACGGGCTCACAGAAGCTGTTTCACGGGAATCTTGCCCTGTTTGGGCGAAATTCAATATTTGACTCCCGAAACGCATTGGCCCGAATCAAGCCTGATCTGAACCGGCGTCTGTGGGAAGCCAGCTTCAGCGGGCCTTTCGCTGTGAGGCACTCTTCGTTTTTCGTTTCCGGCCAGCATTTCGGAGATCAGGAGACCGCGGTGGTAAATGCCCGCACGCTCGCCGGTCCAATTGTGGCAAACGTACCGACAAGCCAAAAATGGACAACTCTATTGGGACGAGTTGATTTTTACTCTAATCCAGGCCGCACTTTGTCGTTCTTGTATGGCTTCAACGACAAACATGAAATGAATCACGGGATCGGCGGGCTCAGTCTTCCGTCGCAAGGCATCGCTACACGATTGCGCTCAAATCGTATTCAAGCCACGTATCAGCAGGCGTTGTCACCGAATTTCTTGAACACGGTTCGATTCATGGCACGCAAGGAAATGGATCAAAGCGGGTCTCCACCGGATGCGGCAAAAATTGTTGTGAACGGCGCATTTATCGGAGGGTCTGCGCAGACGGCGACTCTTGCCCATGAAAATATCCTGCAAGTCGAGGATGTTGCGGCTTACAGTCACGGCCGTCACACATTTCGCTTCGGTGCAACCGACTGGACGCGGATGGTGCATGGCAGCGACTGGTCAAATTTTGGGGGGACCTTTCAGTTTGCAGACCTGAACCATTTTGCTCAGGGACTACCTTATGTTTTCATCATTAATCAGGGCGAGCCGCAGCTTTCCTTCCGCGTACAGATAGTCAGCGGATTTTTGCAGGATGAGATTAAGCTGCGGCCCAACCTCAACGTGGCTCTCGGCCTGCGTTATGACTGGCAATCGAACCTCGATCGCCGAAGTGAGTTTGCGCCACGTATTTCCGTCGCATACGCTCCGGGCGATCAGAAGACAGTTTTCCGCGCCGGAGCAGGAATTTTTTACGAGTACCTACCGCAAATAGCTGTCTGGCGCACAGCGCTTTTCGAAGGTCTTCGACAAAGCCAGTTGGTGATCCCGAATCCCTCTTTCCATGGTTTGCCGGTCTCTGGTACCGCTCCGCCCAGTATCTTCCGACTGGCGCCCGATTTGACGGCGCCTTACGTCTTACAGAGCAGCCTCGGGATTGAGCGCCAACTGGGAAAACAAATGGTGCTGACCGTAGAAGGCCACTTTCTTCGCGGAGTCCATCTCTTCAGAACACTCGACATTAACGCACCGCTGCCCCAAACCGGCGTGCGCCCGATGGCGAATTTTCTTAACCTGGACCAGATCGAATCAACCGCGATGATGCGAAGCGCAGGCCTGAGCGTGAGTTTTCGGGGGCGGGTAGGAAGACGTGCTTACCTGATGGCACAATACAATCTATCCCACACGACTAACGACACCAGCGGGATCTTCAGCCTGCCGGCAAACAATTACGATTTGCGGGCGGAACGAGGCCGTGCCGATTTTGATCGCCGGCATCGTTTCAGCTTGACCGGCGTGGTGAATTTGCCGGGCTCTACAAGAGTAGGAACGGTGCTTGCTCTTTCTAGTGGCGCTCCATTTGACATCACCACCGGCTTCGATACGAACGGCGACACGGTGGCAAATGACCGCCCGTGGGGAATTACGCGTAATCAAGGGCAAGGGACCGGAACTGTGCAGCTTGATCTGCGCTTCACAAAATTATTTCGCGTTCCTCGAGCGCTGAGCCGCGAGGGACATGCGGACAATTGTGAATTAAACGCGGACTTTTTCAATGCAATTAATCATGCCAATTTCAGCAACTTCATCGGGGTACAGAGTTCTCCCTTTTTCGGACTTCCATCTACGGCACTGCCGGGGAGAACAGTGCAGCTATCTGTGAGATACCGTTTCTAG